The Oncorhynchus masou masou isolate Uvic2021 chromosome 31, UVic_Omas_1.1, whole genome shotgun sequence genome includes a region encoding these proteins:
- the LOC135524777 gene encoding dynein light chain Tctex-type protein 2B-like isoform X1, with the protein MYYLLNKLSYHPTHHNTYAVKMEGTDTGGNTYLIRPNYHHKFKAAVVKECIHDILREQLSGVQYDPDEVGVLSRSLADCIKDKLKDVGFDRYKLVVQVVIGEQRGEGVKMAARCFWDADTDSYAQDIFMNDSLFCVAAAFGSYFY; encoded by the exons atgtattatttgCTAAATAAGCTTTCTTACCATCCAACGCACCATAATACATACGCAGTTAAAATGGAGGGAACAGATACCGGAGGAAATACTTACCTCATTAGACCGAATTATCATCACAA GTTCAAAGCAGCTGTTGTGAAGGAATGCATTCATGATATCCTGCGAGAACAACTGTCTGGGGTGCAGTATGATCCGGATGAGGTCGGCGTTCTGTCCCGTTCATTAGCAGATTGCATAAAGGACAAATTGAAGG ATGTGGGCTTTGACCGATACAAGCTGGTGGTACAAGTGGTAATTGGAGAGCAGCGAGGAGAAGGTGTCAA GATGGCTGCCAGGTGTTTCTGGGATGCTGACACAGACAGCTACGCTCAGGACATTTTCATGAAT GACAGTTTGTTCTGTGTGGCGGCTGCTTTCGGCAGTTATTTCTACTGA
- the LOC135524777 gene encoding dynein light chain Tctex-type protein 2B-like isoform X2: MTSTFVRKSQEWSVFKAAVVKECIHDILREQLSGVQYDPDEVGVLSRSLADCIKDKLKDVGFDRYKLVVQVVIGEQRGEGVKMAARCFWDADTDSYAQDIFMNDSLFCVAAAFGSYFY, translated from the exons ATGACGAGTACATTCGTCAGAAAATCCCAGGAGTGGTCAGT GTTCAAAGCAGCTGTTGTGAAGGAATGCATTCATGATATCCTGCGAGAACAACTGTCTGGGGTGCAGTATGATCCGGATGAGGTCGGCGTTCTGTCCCGTTCATTAGCAGATTGCATAAAGGACAAATTGAAGG ATGTGGGCTTTGACCGATACAAGCTGGTGGTACAAGTGGTAATTGGAGAGCAGCGAGGAGAAGGTGTCAA GATGGCTGCCAGGTGTTTCTGGGATGCTGACACAGACAGCTACGCTCAGGACATTTTCATGAAT GACAGTTTGTTCTGTGTGGCGGCTGCTTTCGGCAGTTATTTCTACTGA